From the Sinorhizobium garamanticum genome, one window contains:
- a CDS encoding LysR family transcriptional regulator — translation MDIEDLRTFVEVADAGGVSAAALRLGISKSMVSRRLMRLEAELGVQLLARSTRGASLTEAGATFRDYAARVSAEIDVARETIVPAGELRGRLRVAAPLSFGPTHFAAVIAQMARRHPHLQIQTCYSDRFVDLIAEGYDCAIRVGTLQDSSLIARRVGPLYGSFVASPDYIKAHGSPETPDELVAHQALMQGTETWQVMDGDKVITVRPQGRFKADNGVALAVAAVAGLGIAALPDELIKDYLASGELVPVMKRHPPTPIGIYVVRPPGQHPARKVRVLTEMLIECFDHGPALPKTAYP, via the coding sequence GTGGACATTGAGGACTTGCGGACTTTTGTTGAAGTAGCGGATGCCGGAGGCGTTTCAGCTGCCGCGCTGCGACTTGGCATCTCCAAGTCGATGGTCAGCCGACGGCTCATGCGGCTCGAAGCGGAGCTTGGTGTCCAGCTCCTTGCCCGATCCACCCGCGGGGCTTCCCTGACCGAGGCCGGCGCAACGTTCCGGGACTATGCAGCCAGGGTTTCCGCCGAGATCGATGTGGCCAGGGAAACAATTGTGCCCGCCGGTGAGCTCCGCGGCCGCCTCAGGGTTGCCGCGCCGCTTTCCTTCGGTCCGACGCATTTCGCAGCGGTGATTGCGCAAATGGCACGCCGCCATCCTCATCTTCAGATCCAGACCTGTTACAGTGATCGCTTCGTGGATCTGATCGCGGAAGGCTATGATTGTGCGATCCGCGTTGGCACACTTCAGGACTCCAGCCTGATCGCAAGACGCGTCGGTCCCCTCTATGGGAGTTTCGTTGCAAGCCCGGACTATATCAAAGCCCATGGCTCTCCGGAGACACCGGACGAGCTTGTCGCCCATCAGGCTCTCATGCAGGGAACGGAAACCTGGCAAGTGATGGATGGAGACAAGGTGATAACCGTTCGCCCACAGGGACGCTTCAAGGCCGACAACGGGGTTGCTCTCGCTGTCGCCGCAGTAGCCGGTTTGGGTATCGCCGCGCTCCCTGACGAGCTTATAAAAGATTATCTGGCCTCAGGCGAGTTGGTTCCGGTCATGAAACGCCATCCACCAACCCCGATCGGGATATATGTCGTCAGACCGCCCGGGCAGCATCCTGCAAGAAAAGTCCGGGTCCTGACCGAAATGCTGATCGAGTGCTTCGACCATGGCCCGGCATTGCCGAAAACAGCTTACCCGTAG
- a CDS encoding CYTH domain-containing protein: MAIEIERKFQVLDDRWRKSASAGSALRQAYLIATKNRTLRVRTIDAERATLTAKFRRDRMRREEYEYAIPYSDALQMFEFALGIVEKTRYQVRYADHLWHIDVYSGANSGLVVAEIELRNCWDDPPHPKWLGPEITENPLYSNRALAMRSRTSTEMSPSPSPVGRSDSTTD, from the coding sequence ATGGCAATAGAGATCGAACGTAAGTTTCAGGTCTTGGATGATCGTTGGCGGAAGAGCGCCTCGGCGGGCTCCGCACTTCGGCAAGCCTACCTCATTGCAACAAAAAACCGTACGCTGCGCGTGAGGACAATTGACGCCGAGCGCGCGACTTTGACAGCCAAGTTCCGCAGAGACCGTATGCGACGCGAGGAGTATGAATATGCAATACCGTATTCCGACGCGCTGCAGATGTTCGAGTTCGCGTTGGGCATCGTCGAGAAGACTCGATACCAGGTTCGCTATGCTGATCATCTCTGGCATATCGACGTCTATTCCGGGGCAAATAGTGGCCTGGTCGTCGCTGAAATAGAATTGCGCAACTGTTGGGATGATCCCCCGCATCCGAAATGGCTCGGTCCTGAGATCACAGAGAATCCGCTGTACTCAAATCGCGCACTGGCAATGAGAAGTCGCACCTCAACTGAAATGTCGCCCTCGCCGTCGCCGGTTGGACGATCGGACTCGACTACAGACTGA
- a CDS encoding LysR family transcriptional regulator: protein MDIDDLRTFVEVADAGGVSPAARRLGISKSMVSRRLIRLEEALGIQLLARTTRGAGLTEAGGTFRDYAARICAEIDIARETILPDGDLRGRLRVAVPLTSGPLYFAPVLAEMARHHPQLQIHAEYSDRFVDLIANGFDCAIRVGALRDSNLIARRVGQIYGKLVASPDYIRTHGSPEKPDEIAAHQALVGAEAWRFMDGDKVVTVQPQGRFSSDNGAALASAAAAGLGIAWLPDCVTHEYLASGALVPVMTRFPLPVGGVYVVRPPSPHPARKVRILSEFLIESFERNPHL from the coding sequence TTGGACATCGACGATCTGCGGACATTTGTCGAAGTTGCCGATGCCGGGGGCGTTTCTCCCGCGGCACGTCGACTGGGGATCTCCAAGTCAATGGTCAGTCGGCGCCTCATCCGGCTTGAGGAAGCGCTCGGTATCCAGCTTCTTGCACGAACGACCCGTGGTGCCGGGCTGACGGAAGCCGGGGGCACGTTTCGCGATTATGCAGCAAGGATCTGCGCCGAGATCGACATCGCACGGGAAACGATATTGCCCGACGGTGACCTTCGCGGGCGCCTGCGGGTGGCCGTCCCTCTCACATCAGGCCCGCTGTATTTTGCGCCCGTGCTGGCAGAGATGGCGCGCCACCACCCGCAGCTTCAGATCCATGCCGAGTATAGCGATCGGTTCGTCGATCTGATTGCGAACGGGTTCGATTGCGCAATCCGGGTCGGCGCCCTGCGCGACTCGAACCTGATTGCAAGGCGCGTTGGTCAGATCTACGGCAAGCTGGTGGCGAGCCCGGACTATATCAGGACGCATGGTTCGCCTGAAAAGCCGGACGAAATCGCCGCTCATCAAGCCCTGGTCGGTGCCGAGGCGTGGCGGTTTATGGATGGCGACAAGGTCGTCACTGTGCAGCCGCAGGGTCGCTTCAGTTCCGACAACGGCGCGGCGCTCGCCAGCGCGGCCGCAGCAGGGCTTGGTATAGCGTGGCTTCCCGATTGTGTTACCCATGAATATCTTGCGTCCGGCGCGCTCGTTCCAGTCATGACCCGTTTTCCGCTACCGGTCGGTGGGGTCTACGTCGTGCGGCCACCCAGCCCGCACCCCGCGCGAAAAGTGCGCATCCTCTCCGAGTTCCTGATCGAATCATTCGAAAGAAATCCGCATTTGTAG
- a CDS encoding pirin family protein, with the protein MSWNPAIEPGCPDEVGIDAIETLIVPRARDLGGFEVRRALPAPKRQMVGPFIFFDQAGPAELLTGQGIDVRPHPHIGLGTVTYLYRGDFHHRDSTGADQIIRPGELNWMVAGRGVSHSERTSAAARTGPNGLFGVQTWLALPESHEEMAPMFEHHGKETLPMIEDHGVSVRLILGNAYGKFAPATMFSETFYADVKLEAGARLPMPDNHEDRGIYIVEGSISIAGREFEAPQMMVFRPGDRITVAAGEKGARLMILGGATLSGPRYIWWNFVASSRERIEEAKVEWRAQNWGEGRFDLPVDDRDEHIPLPE; encoded by the coding sequence ATGAGTTGGAACCCTGCAATCGAACCGGGCTGTCCTGACGAGGTCGGCATCGACGCGATCGAGACCCTAATCGTTCCTCGGGCCCGTGACCTTGGTGGCTTCGAGGTTCGGCGCGCCCTGCCGGCGCCGAAGCGGCAGATGGTGGGACCGTTCATTTTCTTCGACCAGGCTGGCCCGGCCGAGCTGTTGACCGGCCAGGGCATCGATGTTCGGCCGCACCCCCATATCGGTCTTGGCACGGTCACCTATCTGTATCGCGGTGACTTTCACCACCGTGACAGCACCGGGGCTGACCAGATCATCCGTCCCGGTGAGTTGAACTGGATGGTCGCGGGGCGAGGTGTTTCTCATTCCGAGCGGACATCCGCAGCGGCGCGGACAGGGCCGAACGGCTTGTTCGGGGTACAGACCTGGCTGGCTTTGCCGGAAAGCCACGAAGAAATGGCGCCGATGTTCGAACACCACGGCAAGGAGACGCTGCCGATGATCGAGGATCATGGTGTGTCGGTGAGGCTCATTCTCGGGAACGCCTATGGCAAGTTCGCTCCCGCGACCATGTTTTCCGAAACATTCTATGCCGATGTTAAGCTTGAAGCAGGCGCTCGCCTGCCGATGCCGGACAATCATGAGGACCGGGGCATCTACATTGTCGAAGGCTCGATCTCGATCGCCGGCCGGGAGTTCGAAGCACCCCAGATGATGGTGTTTCGTCCTGGCGACAGGATCACGGTCGCAGCCGGGGAAAAAGGCGCGCGGCTGATGATCTTAGGCGGGGCGACACTTTCCGGCCCACGCTACATCTGGTGGAACTTCGTCGCCTCATCTAGGGAGCGTATCGAGGAAGCCAAGGTTGAATGGCGGGCACAGAACTGGGGCGAGGGGCGCTTCGATCTTCCGGTCGACGACCGGGATGAGCACATTCCGCTTCCAGAGTGA
- a CDS encoding DUF2950 domain-containing protein, whose protein sequence is MTKLLHTLLLGSALSLAGGLASIDAAVAQAQQPEQAQQPPGIDDYAAAEDPPAFDDPAKAVEAFKARLAANDFDGLAKLLGLDAAKAKTGEGAMETFALIREGAARNVVVRDLDERKILEIGDRLWPLPFPLTKGEDGKWAFDTYVGLEEIVNRRVGENELEAIEAARAYVQAQKDYASQDRDADGVLEHAQKLISTPGQTDGLYWPAEQGDGESPVGDAISEAALEKAKAGEGYFGYRFRILTSQGDNIAGGRYDYVINGNMIAGFGLIAWPVKYAETGVKTFVVNQQGIVYEADLGPSTEAIVPFIDRFDPDDKWSVVAD, encoded by the coding sequence ATGACCAAACTTTTGCACACCCTTCTCCTCGGATCGGCGCTCTCGCTTGCGGGCGGCCTTGCAAGTATCGACGCCGCCGTCGCGCAGGCGCAGCAGCCAGAGCAGGCGCAGCAACCGCCGGGCATCGACGACTACGCCGCGGCCGAAGATCCGCCGGCCTTCGACGATCCGGCCAAAGCGGTGGAGGCCTTCAAGGCGAGGCTGGCCGCCAACGACTTCGACGGGCTGGCAAAGCTGCTAGGCCTCGATGCGGCAAAGGCGAAGACCGGCGAAGGGGCGATGGAAACCTTCGCGCTCATTCGCGAGGGGGCGGCCCGCAACGTTGTGGTGCGCGACCTTGACGAACGCAAGATCCTCGAGATCGGCGACCGCCTCTGGCCGCTGCCGTTTCCGCTCACCAAAGGTGAGGACGGCAAATGGGCCTTCGACACCTATGTCGGGCTGGAGGAGATCGTCAACCGTCGTGTCGGCGAGAACGAGCTCGAGGCGATCGAGGCGGCGCGCGCCTATGTCCAGGCGCAGAAGGATTACGCTTCGCAGGACCGCGACGCCGACGGTGTCCTCGAACATGCCCAGAAGCTGATCAGCACCCCCGGCCAGACCGACGGCCTCTACTGGCCGGCCGAGCAGGGCGATGGCGAGAGCCCGGTGGGCGACGCGATCAGCGAGGCGGCGCTGGAGAAGGCGAAGGCGGGTGAGGGCTATTTTGGCTACCGCTTCCGCATCCTGACGTCGCAAGGCGACAACATCGCCGGCGGCAGATACGACTATGTCATCAACGGCAATATGATCGCCGGATTCGGCCTGATCGCCTGGCCGGTCAAATATGCCGAGACCGGCGTCAAGACCTTCGTCGTCAACCAGCAGGGTATCGTTTACGAGGCAGATCTCGGTCCGAGCACCGAGGCGATCGTGCCGTTCATCGACCGCTTCGATCCCGACGACAAGTGGAGCGTGGTGGCTGACTGA
- a CDS encoding LLM class flavin-dependent oxidoreductase, producing the protein MEIGIDSFAAILSDPTTGRLPSATERMAELVEEVVVADRVGLDVFGIGEHHRREFLDSAPTVILAAAAARTGRIRLTSAVTVLSAADPVRVFQEFATLDLISKGRAEVVVGRGSFVEAYPLFGLDTRDYDDLFAEKLDLFLKLGETTNITWEGRFRPALKGQGVFPRPHQPQLPLWIGVGGTPQSFARAGSLGLPLMIAIIGGSFERFRPLVDLYREAGKRAGHSTETLKVGVHAMGFVGETSTAAKDAFFPGWAHLTTKIGRERGWSPPTRQQFEGMTGPQGAFLVGDPKTVAAKMLQASETLGGVSRITFQMSTASLDTAAMKTSIELLGTEVAPIVRAAR; encoded by the coding sequence ATGGAAATCGGTATCGACAGTTTTGCAGCCATCCTCTCGGATCCGACCACAGGCAGGCTTCCTTCGGCGACCGAGCGTATGGCCGAACTCGTTGAGGAGGTCGTCGTCGCGGACCGCGTCGGGCTCGATGTCTTCGGCATAGGCGAGCATCATCGCAGGGAGTTTCTCGACTCCGCACCGACTGTCATTCTGGCTGCGGCAGCGGCCCGGACCGGCCGGATCAGATTGACGAGTGCGGTGACGGTTCTGAGTGCCGCCGACCCGGTGCGGGTTTTTCAGGAGTTCGCAACTCTCGATCTGATTTCCAAAGGCCGTGCGGAAGTCGTTGTCGGCCGAGGTTCCTTCGTGGAAGCCTATCCGCTATTCGGTCTGGACACACGCGACTATGACGACCTTTTTGCGGAGAAGCTAGACCTGTTTCTCAAGCTTGGCGAGACGACCAATATTACATGGGAAGGTCGCTTCCGTCCGGCCCTCAAAGGGCAAGGTGTTTTTCCGCGTCCCCATCAACCACAGCTACCATTATGGATCGGGGTCGGCGGCACGCCGCAATCCTTCGCTCGTGCCGGTTCGCTTGGCCTTCCGCTGATGATCGCAATCATCGGCGGGAGCTTCGAGCGCTTCCGCCCGCTTGTCGATCTCTATCGCGAAGCTGGCAAGCGTGCAGGGCACAGCACCGAGACGCTCAAGGTCGGCGTGCATGCAATGGGCTTCGTCGGCGAAACCAGTACGGCAGCGAAGGATGCCTTCTTCCCCGGATGGGCGCATCTGACGACGAAGATCGGTCGCGAACGCGGCTGGTCGCCGCCGACGCGCCAGCAGTTCGAAGGCATGACAGGTCCGCAGGGCGCATTCCTGGTCGGTGACCCGAAGACGGTCGCAGCCAAGATGCTGCAGGCCAGTGAGACGCTTGGCGGCGTTTCGCGCATCACCTTCCAGATGAGCACAGCCTCTCTCGACACGGCAGCGATGAAGACATCGATCGAACTTCTCGGCACTGAAGTCGCACCAATCGTGAGGGCAGCGCGATAG
- a CDS encoding hydrolase: MTFRNGLDSLLRPEDSVLVLIDHQPYQLANLNSHDPHMVVNNTTALAKLAKAFNVPTILTSVIAARGGLLFKQITDVFPGQEVIDRTWVNTWQDENVVNVVKATGRKQLIIAGLWTEVCVAMPVIQAAGEGWDVTVITDASGGISKESHEVAIQRMIAAGANVMTVMALAGEWQRDWARTEHVEELTEILIQHFGGSGIAYLWEQQLLNTPVPTTQSGH, encoded by the coding sequence ATGACCTTTCGTAACGGCCTTGACTCACTTCTCCGCCCCGAAGATTCCGTCCTCGTTCTGATCGATCATCAGCCTTACCAGCTGGCGAACCTGAACAGCCATGATCCTCATATGGTGGTCAACAACACGACCGCGCTGGCGAAGCTGGCAAAAGCCTTCAATGTTCCGACCATTCTCACCAGCGTGATCGCGGCGCGCGGTGGACTTCTCTTTAAGCAGATCACCGACGTGTTCCCTGGCCAGGAAGTCATCGATCGCACCTGGGTGAACACCTGGCAGGACGAGAATGTGGTGAACGTCGTCAAGGCGACCGGCCGCAAGCAGCTGATCATCGCCGGCCTGTGGACCGAGGTCTGCGTCGCCATGCCTGTCATCCAGGCCGCCGGCGAAGGCTGGGACGTGACCGTGATCACCGACGCGTCGGGCGGGATTTCGAAGGAGTCTCACGAAGTTGCCATCCAGCGAATGATCGCGGCCGGCGCAAACGTGATGACCGTGATGGCGCTGGCGGGCGAATGGCAACGCGATTGGGCGCGCACCGAGCATGTCGAGGAGCTGACCGAGATTCTCATCCAGCACTTCGGCGGCAGCGGCATCGCGTATCTTTGGGAGCAGCAGCTTCTCAACACGCCGGTGCCGACCACCCAAAGTGGGCACTAG
- a CDS encoding mechanosensitive ion channel family protein: MLKRVHGGALLASLLLLLRLVFGFAAPVAAQELTAAPPPAKVQQLIELLDDPEVRQWLVSKQTAAPAAPAPPTGLASQWVAEIRKHLGGMRDAVPRMVPEWRAAKDRIASDMQSQGTMPILRGFAFLLLVGYGAEYLLRYFLRRNAERNAAQYGGGLGAFIHIAPLVAFAIAAIATFVLSDWPPRLEAAIAPLLIAWIVARLLIAVVSAVFKPTAELAATPQAGEHATLAPDDAKFWFNRSVLFICAFAVVWAVGDLMQALSFPVDVHDLVTAVLGLVILGLAIDTVLRRPGQSVTAARRMLRNAMIIAFVALLWLLWVAGMKVLFWIGIYVLGLPPLLRFTSATTRTMLDTSATDGMRVLRHVVIERGARLVIIGLAAAWLAVVFRFNGSSMMQDDAFNRIFRGVLAGIVILLAADLIWQLAKELINQRLKQASVDVADPAQLARDMRLRTLLPILRNFLAAFIAIVAVLMVLSGLGIAIGPLIAGAGVFGVAIGFGSQTLVKDVISGIFYMMDDAFRVGEYIQSGSYMGTVESFSIRSVKLRHHRGPVFTVPFGSLGAVQNMSRDWVIDKFKINVSYDTDVAKVKKVVKGVGATLLEDPELGPLIIETVKMKGVEQFGDYGVTLSFAMKTKPGNQTQIRRRAQALIKEAFKTNGISFASPTVQVAGDDTQSTTAAAAATRDAIAKKNAVLNQGGEAAAE; encoded by the coding sequence ATGCTCAAGCGTGTTCACGGTGGCGCATTGCTCGCCTCGCTCCTTTTGCTTCTGCGGCTCGTTTTTGGCTTCGCCGCTCCTGTGGCCGCCCAAGAACTGACGGCCGCGCCGCCTCCGGCCAAGGTGCAGCAACTGATCGAGTTGCTCGACGATCCAGAGGTTCGCCAATGGCTGGTGTCCAAGCAGACGGCTGCGCCGGCGGCACCGGCGCCGCCAACCGGGCTTGCCTCCCAATGGGTCGCGGAAATCAGGAAGCACTTGGGCGGGATGCGGGATGCGGTTCCACGGATGGTTCCCGAATGGCGGGCCGCGAAGGATCGCATCGCCAGCGATATGCAGAGCCAGGGAACGATGCCCATTCTGCGGGGGTTCGCCTTCCTGTTGCTCGTCGGCTATGGCGCCGAATACTTGCTACGCTATTTCCTGCGGCGTAATGCCGAGCGCAATGCTGCCCAGTACGGAGGCGGTCTTGGCGCCTTCATCCACATCGCACCGCTTGTCGCCTTCGCGATCGCCGCAATTGCCACTTTCGTGCTTTCCGATTGGCCGCCCCGCCTCGAGGCCGCGATCGCGCCGCTGCTCATTGCCTGGATCGTCGCCCGCCTGCTGATTGCTGTCGTGTCCGCTGTGTTCAAGCCGACAGCCGAGTTGGCCGCGACGCCGCAGGCGGGGGAGCATGCCACGCTTGCCCCGGACGACGCCAAGTTCTGGTTCAATCGATCCGTGTTGTTCATCTGTGCATTCGCCGTTGTGTGGGCCGTTGGCGATCTGATGCAGGCACTTTCATTTCCGGTAGACGTTCATGACCTCGTCACGGCCGTTCTCGGGCTCGTCATTCTCGGTCTGGCGATCGACACGGTGCTTCGCCGGCCTGGCCAGTCGGTGACGGCCGCGCGCCGGATGCTCCGCAATGCGATGATTATCGCCTTCGTGGCACTGCTGTGGCTCCTTTGGGTTGCGGGCATGAAGGTGCTGTTCTGGATCGGTATCTATGTTCTCGGCTTGCCGCCGCTCTTGCGCTTTACCAGCGCGACGACGAGGACGATGCTCGACACCTCGGCGACCGACGGCATGCGCGTGCTGCGCCATGTGGTGATCGAGCGGGGCGCCCGGCTGGTGATCATTGGGCTCGCGGCTGCCTGGCTCGCTGTCGTCTTCCGCTTCAACGGCAGTTCGATGATGCAGGACGATGCCTTCAACCGCATCTTCCGTGGCGTGCTTGCGGGCATCGTCATCCTGCTCGCGGCAGATCTCATCTGGCAACTGGCAAAGGAGCTCATCAATCAGCGTCTGAAGCAGGCGAGCGTTGACGTCGCGGACCCGGCGCAGCTCGCGCGTGATATGCGCCTGCGTACGCTGCTGCCGATCCTGCGAAACTTCCTGGCCGCCTTCATTGCCATAGTCGCGGTGCTGATGGTTCTTTCCGGCCTTGGTATCGCGATCGGTCCCCTGATCGCCGGTGCGGGCGTCTTCGGCGTCGCAATCGGCTTCGGCTCGCAGACGCTGGTCAAGGACGTCATCAGCGGCATCTTCTATATGATGGACGATGCCTTCCGCGTCGGCGAATATATCCAGAGCGGCAGCTATATGGGGACTGTCGAATCCTTCAGCATCCGCTCCGTCAAGCTGCGCCACCACCGCGGTCCTGTGTTCACCGTGCCGTTCGGCTCGCTCGGCGCCGTGCAGAACATGAGCCGCGACTGGGTGATCGACAAGTTCAAGATCAACGTTTCCTACGACACCGATGTCGCCAAGGTGAAGAAGGTGGTGAAGGGTGTCGGCGCGACGCTGCTCGAGGATCCGGAGTTGGGGCCGCTGATCATTGAAACGGTGAAGATGAAGGGCGTCGAGCAGTTCGGCGATTATGGCGTGACGTTGAGCTTCGCGATGAAGACCAAGCCGGGAAACCAGACCCAGATCCGGCGGCGGGCGCAGGCCCTGATCAAGGAAGCCTTCAAGACGAATGGCATCTCGTTTGCCTCCCCGACGGTGCAGGTCGCGGGCGACGATACGCAATCGACGACGGCTGCGGCCGCCGCAACCCGCGATGCAATCGCCAAGAAGAATGCGGTCTTAAACCAGGGAGGCGAGGCTGCGGCGGAATAG
- a CDS encoding quinone oxidoreductase family protein: MKAAVYDNPGPPAVLRYADVPDPTCGPEDVLIAVEAISIEGGDLINRRSTPQQTPWIVGYAAAGTVISVGENVRDRAVGEKVTAFDMHGSHAELWSVPASRTWLVPDGVDISQAAALPISFGTVYHCLITKGGLHETETVLIQAAAGGVGLAAIQLARDIGATVIAVASGSERQAGLSGLGAPHVIDRLEKDVVEEVLRLTGRKGADLVIDPVGSTLQASLSALAPEGRLVFVGNAGGGSLNVDLWQPMQNNQTLHGVFMGPLFERPAVYRTVSQLLEAVAEGRMEVVIDRVFPLHEASKAHEYAQTAKPLGRVVMVP; the protein is encoded by the coding sequence ATGAAAGCCGCAGTCTACGACAACCCCGGTCCTCCGGCAGTCTTGAGATATGCCGATGTGCCCGATCCGACTTGCGGGCCAGAGGATGTTCTGATTGCCGTCGAGGCGATTTCGATCGAGGGCGGCGATCTGATCAACCGCCGGTCGACGCCACAGCAAACCCCTTGGATCGTCGGCTACGCGGCTGCCGGGACCGTAATATCGGTTGGTGAAAATGTCCGCGACCGGGCAGTCGGTGAAAAAGTGACTGCCTTCGATATGCATGGGTCACATGCGGAACTCTGGTCCGTTCCCGCCTCACGGACATGGCTTGTCCCGGACGGCGTGGACATATCACAGGCCGCCGCGCTGCCGATTTCCTTCGGCACGGTCTATCACTGTCTGATCACCAAAGGCGGCTTGCATGAAACCGAGACGGTCCTGATTCAGGCTGCCGCCGGCGGAGTTGGTCTGGCGGCCATCCAACTGGCCCGCGACATCGGTGCGACCGTCATCGCCGTGGCCAGCGGCAGTGAGAGACAGGCAGGCCTGAGCGGCCTCGGCGCACCACATGTCATCGATCGCCTGGAGAAGGATGTCGTGGAGGAGGTTCTTCGGCTGACCGGCCGCAAGGGTGCCGACCTCGTCATCGATCCTGTCGGTTCGACCTTGCAGGCCTCGCTATCCGCACTCGCGCCCGAGGGTCGCCTCGTATTCGTCGGGAATGCAGGTGGCGGAAGCCTCAATGTCGACCTCTGGCAACCGATGCAGAACAATCAAACGCTTCACGGCGTCTTCATGGGGCCGCTTTTCGAGAGGCCGGCCGTATACAGGACCGTCAGCCAACTTCTCGAGGCCGTGGCCGAGGGACGCATGGAGGTTGTGATCGATCGCGTGTTTCCGTTGCATGAAGCATCAAAGGCGCATGAGTATGCGCAGACAGCCAAGCCGTTGGGGCGCGTTGTGATGGTGCCCTGA
- a CDS encoding ATP-dependent Zn protease, whose product MSDVARTPNASGAEAAVLRRLATRAMGLTGADIERIVREARLKARRGKRAMRYQDIEDGIRSNRPPVPIDLRWRFAIHEAGHAVVHHALDLGPIRGLNIDTGQGGYNLLGFHPSGNDTPEWHANMLAMLMAGRAAEALVLKRISGGSGGTDDSDLARATRMAFDIERTLGFGAEHPLLYRPHRSPGDVLDRNPELAARVHDRLETALNQATAILSERKSAFNGLIKALSDAQALDGAVVMRILDGDDRE is encoded by the coding sequence ATGAGCGATGTAGCCAGGACACCGAACGCGTCCGGAGCCGAAGCTGCCGTGTTGCGGCGCCTGGCGACACGGGCCATGGGGCTGACCGGGGCCGATATCGAGCGCATTGTCCGCGAGGCGAGATTGAAGGCGCGCCGCGGCAAGCGGGCCATGCGCTATCAGGATATCGAGGACGGCATCCGCAGCAATCGTCCGCCCGTGCCTATCGACCTCCGCTGGCGGTTTGCGATCCACGAAGCCGGACATGCGGTCGTTCACCATGCTCTCGACCTCGGGCCGATCCGCGGCCTCAATATCGACACCGGACAGGGCGGCTACAATCTGCTCGGCTTCCATCCATCGGGAAACGACACCCCGGAGTGGCACGCAAACATGCTCGCCATGCTGATGGCCGGACGGGCCGCCGAGGCGCTTGTCCTCAAACGCATCTCCGGCGGCTCCGGCGGCACGGACGACAGCGATCTGGCGCGGGCGACCAGAATGGCGTTTGACATCGAGCGGACGCTGGGCTTCGGCGCCGAGCATCCGCTGCTTTATCGGCCGCATCGCAGCCCGGGCGACGTGCTCGACCGCAATCCCGAGTTGGCCGCCCGTGTCCATGACCGGCTGGAGACGGCGTTGAACCAGGCGACAGCGATCCTTAGCGAACGCAAGAGTGCTTTCAACGGCCTGATCAAGGCGCTGTCCGACGCTCAGGCGCTCGACGGCGCGGTCGTCATGCGCATCCTCGATGGCGACGACCGCGAATAG
- a CDS encoding AAA family ATPase, protein MFTQRCEKGRCGSRQSGDDEKPAKSPVSRKTVSQSQSQKDKDSGGSDGKKPSDSDDTSSGWRKKPKPSGAEIIQPQPPSSASGGGGKPSLTVETLSGYGKARDWALDLKADLADYNAGTLNWSDMSTKLLLFGRPGTGKTTFARALCNNLQIPLVVTSVSTWLQGGHLNDVVDKMVKTFAEARAIAPCILFIDEIDGIGKRQPAEREYADYWNTIVNKCLELLDGAVKSEGVIVIGATNRPDDIDKAIKRSGRLETHIEIPKPDVPTLAEILAHHLGSDLATLVADTRRNGTGVAEQTDDDAPTAAADGERQDEWSPNLPAERDGEQTERKGGRS, encoded by the coding sequence ATGTTTACGCAGCGCTGCGAAAAAGGCCGATGCGGTTCTCGGCAATCAGGAGACGATGAAAAGCCCGCCAAAAGCCCGGTATCGCGCAAGACCGTATCGCAAAGCCAGTCACAGAAGGACAAGGATAGCGGCGGATCGGACGGCAAGAAGCCGTCGGATTCCGACGACACGTCCTCCGGCTGGCGGAAGAAACCGAAACCTTCCGGTGCCGAGATCATCCAGCCGCAGCCCCCGTCTTCCGCAAGCGGCGGCGGCGGCAAACCGTCGCTGACCGTCGAGACCCTGTCCGGCTACGGCAAGGCCCGCGACTGGGCGCTCGATCTCAAGGCCGATCTTGCCGACTACAATGCCGGGACTCTTAACTGGTCCGACATGAGCACGAAGCTGCTGCTGTTCGGTCGGCCCGGAACGGGCAAGACCACTTTTGCAAGGGCGCTCTGCAACAACTTGCAGATCCCGCTGGTGGTGACCTCCGTCTCGACCTGGCTGCAGGGCGGGCATCTGAACGACGTGGTCGACAAGATGGTCAAAACTTTCGCGGAAGCCCGGGCGATCGCGCCCTGCATTCTGTTCATCGACGAGATCGACGGGATCGGCAAGCGCCAGCCCGCCGAGCGGGAATATGCGGACTACTGGAACACCATCGTCAACAAGTGCCTTGAGCTGCTGGACGGGGCGGTGAAGAGCGAGGGCGTGATCGTCATCGGCGCGACCAATCGTCCGGACGACATCGACAAGGCCATCAAACGATCAGGCCGTCTGGAGACGCATATCGAGATCCCGAAGCCGGATGTGCCGACCCTTGCCGAGATCCTCGCCCATCATCTCGGTTCCGATCTTGCCACCCTTGTCGCAGATACCCGGCGAAACGGAACAGGCGTAGCGGAACAGACGGATGACGATGCGCCGACTGCGGCGGCTGATGGCGAGCGGCAGGATGAGTGGTCTCCAAATCTCCCGGCAGAACGAGATGGTGAACAAACTGAAAGGAAAGGGGGGCGCTCATGA